From the Actinopolymorpha singaporensis genome, the window ACCACCGTGGGGGTGACGCACTACGTCGCCTCCGTGTACCAACCGGTAGGGCCGACCGCATGCGGAACCTCGCGCTGTTCGACGAAGGCAGCCACCTCATGGCGGTTGCCGACCAGGGCTCAAGAACCGCGCCGCGCCGACGTCACATTGGACGCTCCAGTGGTGTGTCAGGAACGATGGCCGCCAGACCTCTTCATCTCCTGCCGCCCGCCTTCATCGTGACCGTTCATGATCTGGATGCGGCGCCCCTGGCCCTGCTGGGGCTTGGGGATGTGCAGCGTCAACACACCTTCGTTCATCGAGGCCTTGACGTTGTCGGCTTCCACGTCGGACGGCAGCGTCGTGTGGTAGTGGAAGCGTCCAATGCGAACTCGCAGCGCGTTGGACCCTTGTTCTTCTTCCTCACGGACCTCACCGTTGACGCACAGGTCGCGATCACGGATCCCCACCTCGACGTCGTCAGGTGCTATTCCGGGCAGTTCGAGTTTGACGACGTAAGCATCGTCGGTCTCCTCGACCTCGGCGGTCGGAATCCACGGACGTTCCGCCTCGGTCTCCACCGACTGCTGGACCAACCCGCCAATGCGATTGACGAGTTCCTGCACGTCCGCAAACGGTTCTCGTCGCAGCATCATCGACGGCTCCATCCCGTGCAGACGGACACTTCTGGTGCGCCTCATCGGCATCGTTGTCATGACCTGCTCTCCTCTTCTCGTCCTGGGATCCAGCCGCTAGTGGCATACATCCCCTGGGTCTCGACCTACTGGTGGCAGCGACGAATCTGCGGCCACCAAGGACGGCTTGTCCCGGGCGCAAGGACCTGTACCCGGCGCGAAAGCCGCCACACTCGGCGATCCGAGCGATCTCCGTGTCCCACCAATCGATGTCGCGACTCGATCGTCCAATCGATCTCGGTGGGAAATGTCGTGCGGTCGCATGTGAGAAACCGGCGGGCTGATGGATTCTGGACGGCCGTTAGACGCTCACAGTGAATATGGCTAGGGAAAGGTCCAGATATTTCGCGAGGGTTCGTTCGTGATCGCCGCTATTTGGCCGAGGGCGTCGACGCCGACGACCTGTCTGGCGCCCGACTTGGGTTCCTTCAACAACGCCCAGACGGCACCGGAGCGTTGTTCCTTCGGTGCGGGAGACCCCGCCTCACGACCGATCCGGAGCCGAGTTCACGATCGCGGGCCTGGGAACGTGGGCGGTCCGGTCGACCCGACCAGGACAGGGCTTTCGGCCTTGCCCACCGCCCGGCCGTCGGCATGTGCTTGACGGTAGTCAATGGGTCGGGACGGTGACGAGGCATGGCGGTCACGCTGAACGAGCGCGGGTACGTGCGGGCCCGGGAGTTGATCCAGCAGGGACCGTACGTGCTCGACGGCCGGGATGCCTTGAGCGAGCACCAGCCCCCCAGCGAGGAGTCTTGCACTCCGGCGGCTCCTCGTCGTCCACGCCCAGGTACCACTTCGCGTACTCGCCGATCCCGTGCACGCGATGATCCCGTCGTCCCGGGCATCTGCATTCCGCCCCAGGCGATCTTCAACCTCATGGAGACATCATGACCGCCACCCCATCAGTCGCACGAACGTCTATTAAGAGTGTCAGTCCGTACCAAAACGAGGTACTGCGCGAGTTTCCCGCGATGTCTGACGAGGAGGCCGACGGAGCGGTCGACCAGGCTCAGCGGACGTTCCAGGAGTGGCGGTGGCTGCCCGCCGGGGAACGCGCGCAGCTCGTAGCCCGGGCTGCTGACCTGATGCAGCAGCGCCGCGACGAGCTCGCCCGTACCGTGACCTTGGAGATGGGCAAGCTCATCGAGGAGAGCTACGGCGAAGTGGATCTCGTCGTCGACATCCTCCGATACTACGGAGAGCAGGGGCCGGAACTCCTCGCCGACGAGCCGATAGCCGTGGACGAGGGCGCCGCCGTCGTGACGAACCGGCCGCTCGGCGTGCTCCTGGGCGTCATGCCCTGGAACTACCCGCTCTACCAGGTAGCCCGCTTCGCGGCGCCCAACCTGGTTGCGGGTAACACGATCCTTCTCAAGCACGCGAGCAACTGCCCGCAGTCGGCACTCGCGCTCGAGCAGCTGTTCCGAGACGCGGGCGCTCCCCCCGGCGTCTACACGAACCTGTTCGTACGCGGATCCAGGATCGGGCGGATCATCGACAATCCACTGGTGCAGGGTGTCTCGCTGACCGGCAGCGACCGGGCAGGTGCGAGCGCGGCCGAGCGTGCCGGGCGCAAGATCGACAAGACCGTACTGGAACTCGGCGGGAGCGACCCATTCATCGTGCTCGACGGCAAGGACTTCGACCGGACCATCGACGCCGCGGTCGTCGGCCGCCTGGGCAACATGGGCCAGAGCTGCGTGAGCGCCAAGCGGATGATCGTGATGTCCGACGTCTACAACGAGTTCGTCGGCCGGCTGCGCCAACGCTTCGAGGCGCTCACCCCGGGCGACCCCATGGACCCGGCGACGAGCCTCGGCCCTCTTTCGTCCGAAGAGGCCGCCGAGAACCTCGTGAGTCAGATCCGTGACACCGTCGCGCAGGGCGCCACCCTGGTGACCGGTGGCAGGCGCATCGACCGGCCCGGCGCCTTCGTCGAGCCGACGATCCTCACCGACGTACGCCGCGGGATGCGTGCTTACCACGAGGAGCTTTTCGGGCCGGCGGCCGTGGTGTACCAGGTCGCCAACGACGAGGAGGCCGTCAGCCTGGCCAACGACAATCCGTACGGCTTGGGCGGCGTCGTCATGTGCCGGGATCTCGACCGGGCCCGCCGGGTCGCCGAGCGGCTCGACACGGGCATGGTCTGGGTGAACCACCCCACCTCGTCCCGGCCCGAACTGCCCTTCGGCGGCATCAAGTGCTCCGGGTACGGGCGAGAGCTGTCCGATCTGGGGATCAAGGAGTTCGTCAACCGGAAACTGATCCGCACCTTCCCGACGACCTCGGCGATCGGCTTCGCCCAGGGCTGAGGAGCAACTACGCACAATGGGGACCGGGCGCGAGCACCATCCATCGAGGCGGAGTAGCCAGGTGACCCACGTTCGGTTAGGCACCAAATGGGTGCACGAATGGAGCTCGGTCAGGAATGACACATGCCGACACGTTTGAGGGCGGGATCTTCGACGTCGACGGTGTCCTCGTCGACTCGCCGCACGAGAAGGCGTGGCGTGAGTCGTTGCGCGAGCTGATGCAACCGGAGTGGCGCGACATCCGCGACCGGACGGGCTGGACGCCGGAAGCCTTGACGTCGCGGGTCTACCAGGAGGAGTTGTCGGGCAAGCCACGCCTGAGCGGCGCGCAGGCTGCCCTTGCCTACTTCGACATTCCCGACGATGAGGAGGGTACGCGAGCAGCGGAGTACGCCGACCGCAAGCAGGCGATGGTGGTCCGCCTCATCGAGGCCGGAGACTTCACCCCCTTTCCCGACGCGTTGCGGTTCATCATCGCCGTCAAGGATGCCGGGATCCGCACAGCGACCGCCTCGTCGTCGACGAACACCAAGCTCATCCTGCGAAGGATCCGGCTTGACACGTTCGCCTCAGAGCATCACATTTCCTCGCCTTCCGTACGGCCGGGCCTCACGCTGTTGGACTTCATCGATGCCGATGTCTCGGGCCGAGACCTCGCCTACGGAAAACCGCATCCGCAGATTTTCCTCACCGCAGCGCACGAGCTCCAGGTCAAGCCGGAGAACTCGTTCGTTGTGGAGGACGCCGCGGCGGGAATCGAGGCCGCGAAGGCCAGCGGTATGTCCGCGATCGGGGTCGCCAGAGCCGACGACGCCGACCTGTTGGCCAGGGCCAACGCCGACATCGTGGTCACCACCCTCGACGATGTCGACGTCGCCGCGTTGGCCGACGGGCGCCTGGCCACCAGGCATGGTTAATCCGGTCTGTGGGGTACTTCTCCAGGAATTAGTTCGACCCGGCCGCTCTGTTGGACAGGCGTGGGACACCACGTATGCGAGGTGCGCCGATCGTGGAGATGACCGGTAATTGGGCCTCTTCGCGGAACGACTGCCGACAGTTCCGTCACGACGCTAGTTTCCATTGATACGGCCAGACTGCAGATCCTCGGGTCTGACAGGAGAAGGTGTAGAGCCGCTGATATTAGCGTGATTACGTGATCTCTGCCAGCGTGCTGACTCAATCCAAGGATCCGTGCAGTCGCGTGGCAGTGCTAAAAGGCAGCTCGGAGATTCGATGCTGTAAGCCTCTTTACACTCTGCTCTTTGGGCGTGAGACTGCGAGGTAGTGCGCAGACTTTCGCGACCTCGTGTTTGTTACGTTCCCGGTCGAATCTCTGCCTCCAGGTATCCGGTCTGGATCACAGTCTTCCGGTGCTGCATGCGATCCGCTGATGTGGCTCATCCACAGAGCGGTTCGGCGACGGACATGACCTGCAGTTGAGACCTTCTGAACGGATTTGATCATGGCGAAAGCGGTTGGTATCGATCTGGGTACGACGAATTCGGTGATTGCTGCGGTGGTGGATGGTGTGGCGACTGTGGTTCCGAATGGGGAGGGGCAGCGGACGACGCCGTCGGTGGTGGCGTTCACCGAGGGTGGTGAGCGGTTGGTGGGTCAGTTGGCGCGGCGGCAGGCGATCTTGAATCCGAAGGGGACGATCACGTCGGCGAAGCGGTTCATCGGGCGGCGGTTTGAGGAGGTGGGTAGCGAGAGTCGTGCGGTGTCGTTTGATGTGGTGGCGGGGCCGGATGGTGCGGTGCGGTTCGATGTGCACGGGAAGCTGTATTCGCCGGAGGAGATTTCTGCGCTGGTGTTGCGCAAGTTGGCCGAGGATGCGGCGAAGTTTCTTGGGGAGAAGGTGAACGAGGCGGTTATCACGGTGCCGGCGTATTTCAATGATGCGCAGCGTCAGGCGACGAAGGATGCGGGGCGGATCGCGGGGCTTGAGGTGTTGCGGATCATCAATGAGCCGACGGCGGCGGCGCTGGCGTACGGGCTGGACAAGAAGGGGCATGAGACGGTCCTGGTGTTCGATCTGGGTGGTGGGACGTTCGACGTGAGCTTGCTCGATGTGGGGGATGGGGTGGTGGAGGTGCGTGCCACGGCGGGTGACACGCATTTGGGTGGTGACGACTTCGACCGTCGGGTGGTGGACTATCTGGCGGAGGAGTTCCAGCGTTCGGACGGGATTGATCTGCGGCGGGATCCGCAGGCGTTGCAGCGGTTGTTCGAGGCGGCGGAGAAGGCGAAGGTCGAGTTGTCCTCGGTTACTCAGACGACGATCAATCTGCCGTTCATCACTGCTGATGCTTCCGGGCCCAGGCATTTGAACATGACGTTGATGCGGTCGACGTTTGAGGAGATCACCCGTGATCTGGTGGAACGGTGCCGTGGGCCGGTGGAGCAGGCGATGGCTGATGCGAAGGTGACCGCGGACGATATCGATGAGGTGATCCTGGTTGGTGGGGCGACCCGGATGCCGGCGGTGCAGAACCTGGTTCGGCGGATGACGGGTGGCAAGGACCCGAACATGACGGTCAACCCTGATGAGGTGGTGGCGCTGGGCGCGGCGATCCAGGCGGCGGTGCTGAAGGGGGAGATGAAGGACGTTGTGCTGCTTGATGTGACGCCGTTGTCGTTGGGGATCGAGACCCTTGGTGGGGTGATGACGAAGGTGATGGACCGCAACACGACGATCCCGGCGCGGCGTACTGAGACGTTCAGTACGGCCGAGGACAACCAGTCCGCGGTGGATGTGGTGGTGTTGCAGGGTGAGCGGGAGCGGGCCAGTGACAACCGGGTGCTGGGGAGGTTCCGGCTGGAGAACATCCGGCCGGCGCCGCGTGGTGAGCCGCAGGTCGAGGTGACCTACGACGTGGACGCGAACGGCATTTTGAACGTGTCCGCGCGTGACAAGGACACCGGGGCCGAGCAGCGGATCACTATCAGTGAGAGTTCCAACCTGGACAAGTCCGAGGTGGACCGGATGGTGTCTGATGCCGAGCGGTACCGGGCCGACGATGCCCGGATCCGGGAGGTGGTGGATGCCCGCAACGGTCTGGACGCGGCGGCCTACCAGGTCGAACGGCGGCTGGGTGAGCTCGGTGACGCCGCACCGGAGCATGAGCGGGCGCGGGCGCAGCTGCTGCTGGGCGATGCCCGCCAGGCGGTCAAGGACGACAGTGCTCCGCTGGAACGGCTGCGGTCGCTGACCGGTGAACTGCAGCAGATCTACCACAGCCTGAGCGCCGCGGGTGCTGGTGGCCAAGCGGGCGGACCCGGCGGCGGACCAGGCGGTGAACCCGGCGGACCCGGTGGCGGACCCGGCGGCGGACCTGGCGGTGGGCCTGGTGGTGGGCCTGGTGGTGGGCCTGGTGGTGGGCCTGGCGGTCAGGGTGTGCCGGGGCAGCGTGCAGCGGCCGAGGACGAGGACGTGATCGACGCGGAGTTCACCACGGACTGAGGGTTGTGATGACCGAGCAGAACCTTCCGCGAGGCCGCCCGCATGACCCGGAGGCGGGTGCGACCGGCGAGACGGGTGTGCCTGCGGACTTCGAGCTTCGTGACGAGCTCGCTCAGGCGCAGGAGCGGGTGGCGCAGTTTGAGGACCGGTGGCGGCGTGCTGTGGCCGATGCGGACAACCAGCGCAAGCGGCAGGTGCGTGAGCTGGACCGGCAGCGTGCGGAGGTGGCGGCGAGTTTGGCGGCGCGGTGGCTGCCGGTGGTGGACAACCTCGACCGGGCGGTGGCGCACGCGCAGGCCGCGCAGAGTTCGCACGCGCAGGCCGCGCAGGGTTCGCACGCGCAGGGTTCGCACGGTGCGCAGGTGGGGGAGCAGGACTCGTTGCTGGAGGGGGTTCGGGCGGTTTTGGAGCAGGCGGTCGGGGTGCTTGCCGGTCTGGGGTTTCCGCGTCAGGACGAGGAGGTGGGGGCGGTGTTCGATCCGGCTCGGCATGAGGCGGTGGCCAGTGTGCCCAGTGCGGAGGTGCCGGCGGGGACGGTGCTGGACGTGGTGAGGCCGGGTTATGGCGAGGGGGAGCGGCAGCTGCGGCCGGCGGGTGTGGTGGTGGCCACGAAGGCGGCGTGAGGGCGGATGGCTGACCGTGACTTCTACCAGGTTCTCGGGGTTCCCCGGACGGCGACCCGGGAGGAGATCCAGCGCGCTTACCGGCGGCTGGCGCGGGAGAACCATCCCGATGTGAACAAGGATCCTGGTGCCGAAGACCGGTTCAAGGACGTTTCGGAGGCCTACGACGTGCTGTCGGATCCTGATCTGCGTAAGCGCTACGACGTGTTCGGTGCGGACTTTCGGCGGGTGCCTGACGACGTCGACCCCGACACCTGGGCGCGGGCCCAGGCGCAGGCGCAGGCGCGGGCCCGGGCGGGTGGTCGTGCCCGGGCGGGTGCGGGGGCTCGCGGCGCCGGCGGGTTCGGCGGTGCCGGCGGGTTCGGGGGTGCCGGCGGGTTTGAGGGGTTTGAGGGGTTCGGTGGCGCGGAGGGGGAGGAGGTCGATCTGGAGGATCTGCTCAGCGGCATGTTCGGCGGGCGCGCCGGACGCGCCGGGACCGGGCGGGCTGGTCGGGCTGGTTGGGGCGGGCGTGGCTGGGGCCCGATTCCGGGTGCGGACCAGGAGGCCGAGTTGCCGTTGAGTGTGGAGGAGGCGTATCGGGGTGGGCCCCGGTCGGTGACGTTGTCGGGGCCGGGGGGTGCCCGGCAGTATGAGGTGAACGTTCCGCCCGGTGTGACCGAGGGGCAGCGGATCCGGCTGGCCGGCCAGGGCGGGCGGGGAAGTGACGGCGCCCCGCCCGGTGACCTCTACCTCGTTGTGCGGCTTGTGCCGCATCGGCGTTACCGGGTGCGGGGCCGCGACATTTACCTGGACCTGCCGCTTGCCCCGTGGGAGGCGGCTCTTGGCGCGACGGTCGCGGTTGACACCCCGGGCGGTGAGGCGAAGGTCAAGGTGCCGCCGGGCACCTCCAGCGGGCGGTCGCTGCGGCTGCGGGGCCGGGGGATGCCGAACCCACGCGGCCGGCCGGGTGACGTCTACGCGCAGGTGCGGATCATGGTGCCGCCGCACCCGAGTGAGGAAGAACGCACGTTGTGGTCGCAGCTGGCCCAGGCGTCCGGCTTCGACCCACGCGCAGGGGGTGGCTGATGTCGTTCGCACTCGTCCGTATGCGGGTCCGCCGGCTGTGGTCGGACCTGGCCCAGGCGTCCGGGTTCGACCCACGGGCAGGGGGTGGCTGATGTCGTTCGCACTCGTGCGTGTGCGGGTCCGCCGGCTGTGGTCGGAGCTGGCGCGGGCGTCCGGGTTCGACCCGCGTGCCCGCTCCGGTGACGGCGCGTCTGGTCGGTCGTCTGGTCGGTCGTCTGGTTGGTCGTCTGGTCGGTCGTCTGGTCGGTCGTCTGGTTGGTCGTCTGGTTGGTCGTGTGGTGCGGGGGGAGGGGGTGGCTGATGTCGTTTGCGCTGGTGCGTGTGCGGGTTCGGCGGGAGGGGCGTCCTGGCGGGCAGGGGCATCTTGGGTTGGAGGAGTTCGCTGCGGTGGTGGGGCTGCATCCGGATCATGTTCGCCGGCTGGTGGTGCTGGGTTTGTTGGACGCGGATGCCGACCCGTCGGGGCGGCTGCATTTCGCGCCTGCTCAGGTTGGCCGTGCTGCGCGGATCGAGCGGTTGCGGGCCGGGTTTTGTTTGAACTATGCGGGGATCGGGGTGGTGCTGGACCTGCTGGACCGGATCGCGGAACTGGAGGCGGCCGAACGCGCGGCTGGTGTGCGCCTTCCGCGGCGCTCCCCGCAGCCGTCTACCTTCGTTGACCCCGTTGGCACCGCTGGCCCCGTTGGCACTGTTGGCACTGTTGGCCCCGTTGGCACTGTTGGTGCCGGTAGGCGGACGGTCACCAAATCCGGTGGGCGCGGACAGTCGTCTGTGGCCCGACGTTATGGAGGCAGCTTGTGGACCCGAACCGGTTGACTCAGAAGAGCCAGGAGGCTTTGCAGGAGGCGCAGTCCGCCGCGTTGCGGTTTGGGCATACCGAGGTCGATGGTGAGCATTTGTTGCTGTCGTTGCTGGACCAGCCAGAGGGTCTGGTGCCGCGGTTGTTGGTGCAGGCGGGGGTGGATCCGGACCTGTTGCGTAAGCAGGTGGAGGAGGAGCTGGAACGCCGGCCGCGGGTGAGTGGGCCGGGTGTGGAGCCGGGGCAGGTGTATGTGACTCAGCGGCTGTCGAGGTTGCTGGATGCGGCGGATCGGGAGGCCAGGCGGCTGAAGGATGAGTATGTGTCGGTGGAGCATCTGGTGGTCGCTTTGCTGGAGGAGGGGCCGGCCAGCCCGGCGGGGAGGTTGTTGCACGATCTGGGGCTGTCGCGGGACCGGTTCCTTGCGGTGCTGACCCGGGTCCGGGGTAATCAGCGGGTGACCTCCGCGCAGCCGGAGGCGGCGTATGAGGCGTTGGAGAAGTACGGCCGGGATCTGGTGGCTGATGCGGCGGCGGGCCGGCTGGACCCGGTGGTCGGGCGGGATGGGGAGATCCGGCGGGTGGTGCAGATCCTGTCGCGGAAGACGAAGAACAACCCTGTGCTGGTGGGTGACCCGGGGGTGGGGAAGACCGCGATCGTGGAGGGGCTGGCGCAGCGGATCGCCAACGGGGATGTGCCCGAGGGGCTGCGGAACAAGGTGGTGTTCGGGCTGGACATGGGTGCGCTGGTGGCGGGTGCGAAGTATCGCGGTGAGTTCGAGGAGCGGCTGAAGGCGGTGCTGAACGAGGTGCGTGCCGCGCAGGGGCGGATCCTGTTGTTCGTCGATGAGTTGCACACCGTGGTGGGTGCGGGTGCGGCCGAGGGTGCGATGGATGCGGGGAACATGCTCAAGCCGATGCTGGCCCGCGGTGAGCTGCACATGATCGGCGCCACCACGCTGGTGGAGTACCGCAAGAACGTGGAGAAGGACGCCGCTTTGGAACGCCGTTTCCAGCCGGTGATGGTGGACGAGCCGTCGGTGGAGGACGCGATCTCCATCCTGCGCGGGCTGCGTGAGCGGCTGGAGGTGTTCCACGGGGTGAGGATCCAGGACGCGGCTTTGGTGGCGGCTGTCGTGCTCAGCCACCGTTACATCTCCGACCGGTTCCTGCCCGACAAGGCGATCGATCTGGTCGACGAGGCGTGCGCGATGCTGCGCACGGAGATCGACTCGATGCCGGCCGAGCTGGACGAGCTGACCCGGCGGGTGCGGCGGCTGGAGATCGAGGAGGCGGCGCTGAGCAAGGAGTCCGACGCCGCGAGCAAGGACCGGTTGGCACAGCTGCGTAAGGAGTTGGCGGACCTGCACGCGCAGACCGACGCGATGCGGGCGCAGTGGGAGGCCGAACGGCAGGCGCTGCGGCGGGTGCAGGAGCTGCGGCAGGAGATCGAGCAGGTACGCCGTGACGCCGAGCAGGCCGAGCGTGACTACGACCTGAACCGCGCCGCGGAACTGCGCCACGGCCGGCTGCCGGAGCTGGAACGGCGGCTGCACGCGGAGGAGGAGCAGCTGAGTGAGAAGCTCGGCGAGCGGCGGCTGCTGCGGGAGGTGGTCACCGAGGAGGAGATCGCCTCCATCGTCTCCCGCTGGACCGGTATCCCGGTGAGCCGGTTGCAGGAAGGCGAACGGGAGAAGCTGCTGATGCTGGACCAGATACTGCACCAGCGGGTGATCGGCCAGGACGAGGCGGTCCAGCTCGTCGCGGACGCGGTGATCCGGGCCCGGTCGGGGATCAAGGACCCGCGCCGCCCGATCGGGTCGTTCATCTTCCTCGGCCCCACCGGGGTCGGCAAGACCGAACTGGCCAAGACCCTCGCCGCCGCGCTGTTCGACACCGAGGACAACATGGTCCGCATCGACATGAGCGAATACCAAGAACGCCACACGGTGAGCCGCCTGGTCGGCGCCCCACCCGGATACGTCGGCTATGAGGAAGGCGGCCAGCTCACCGAAGCGGTCCGCCGCAAGCCGTACTCGGTGGTGCTGTTCGACGAGATCGAGAAGGCGCACACCGACGTGTTCAACCTGCTGCTGCAAGTCCTCGACGACGGCCGCCTCACCGACGCCCAGGGCCGCACGGTCGACTTCCGCAACACCGTCGTCATCATGACCTCCAACGTCGGGTCGGAATACCTCCTCGAAGGCGCGACCGCCGGCGGACAGATCACCCCCGACGCCCGGGCACGGGTAATGGCCGACCTGCGATCACGGTTCCGGCCGGAATTCCTCAACCGGGTCGACGAAATCGTGTTGTTCAAACCACTCACACAGACCGAGATCGAACGCATCGTGGACCTGATGTTCGACGAACTACGGGCACGGCTGGCCAACCGGCGGATCAGGCTCGACGTCACCGAACCAGCCCGCCGACTGATCGCCCTGGAAGGCTTCGACCCCGTCTACGGCGCCCGGCCCCTACGACGATTCATCTCCCGCGAAATCGAGACCCGCATCGGCCGCACCCTCCTCACCGAAGACATACACGACGGCGCCGTCATCACCGTCGACACCCACAACAGCGAGATCACCGTGACCCACCACAACCCCCGCCCCAACCAGACAGGCCGAGGCCGCCTGAGGGTTCGATCGAGGAAGGAACGGGACTGATGACCACACAGACCGAGACGAACGTCGTCGAGTGCGCCAAGTGCGGTCGCCGCAACCGCGTTCCGGCGACCGGGGACGGCGAACCCCGGTGCGGTAACTGCCACGCACCGCTGCCGTGGATCGTCGACGCCGACGACGAAACGTTCGCCGAAGTGGTGGAGCGCTCGCGGCTGCCGGTCGTGGTCGACCTGTGGGCAACCTGGTGCGGCCCGTGCCGGATGGTCAGCCCGGCGCTGGAACAGGTCGCCCGCGACCTCGCCGGCCAGATCAAGCTGGTGAAGGTCGACGTGGACAAGGCACGCCAGGTGTCCGAACGCTTCCGCGTCCAGGCCGTCCCCACGCTGCTGGTGATGCGAGCGGGCCAGGTGGTGTCCACCCAGCTCGGCGCGGCCCCCGCCGCGCGCCTGCGTACCTGGGTGGAGGAAGCACTGGCCGAGGAACGAGCGGCCGGTGAACAGACCTGACAGCCGGGCCACGAACCCGAACCGAGAACCCCACCGGAGAACGGAGAAACCGACATGCCTGTCGCGCTGGATCCACACCTGGAACAGATCCGCCCCGTCGAACCCCGCACACCCGCCGGCTGCGAGGAGTGCCTGCGACTGGGCTCACCCTGGGTGCACCTACGGCTGTGCCTGACCTGCGGCCACGTCGGCTGCTGCGACTCCTCGCCGCTCAAGCACGCCCGTGCGCACGCGCACCACATCGGGCATCCGATCGTGGCGTCCTACGAGCCCGGCGAGGACTGGCGCTGGTGCTACTTCGACCAGCAGTTCGTCTGACCGCGAGACCGGTGAACCGCCAAGAACGGGCCCTGAACCACCACTGATACGACATCGGAGGGAGGGCCGCCACATGAACGACCGAGCCCCGTCAACACCGCCGGAACCGTCCACGCAAGTGGAGACCCATGACGCCACCGGCGCCTACCCGCGACTGGACGCCCCCCAGATCGACGCGCTAACCGCCCGAGGCTCCAGACGCACCGCCGAGGTCGGGGACGTCCTCTTCCGCGAGGGGGACGAGCCGTACGACTTCTTCGTGGTCGTCTCGGGCAAGGTGGCCAATGTCGCCGACCACGGCACCCCGGAGGAGCGGGTCATCAGCGTGCACGGTGCCGGCCGGTTCCTCGGCGAACTCGGCGTCCTCACGGGACAGCCGTCCTTCTTCACCGCAGTCGTGGTGGAGGCCGGTGAGGTGCTGGACGTACCGCCCGAGGCGTTGCGGGAAGTGGTGGCACACGACCCGGCGCTCGGCGACCTGATCCTGCGGGCGTTCCTGCTCCGGCGGTCCTTGTTGATCGAGTTCGGCGTCGGAGTCCGGATCGTCGGTTCCTGCTACTCCCGGGACACCCGGCGGCTGCGGGAGTTCGCAGCGCGCAACCGCCTGCCGCACCGCTTCGTCGACCTGGACAAGGACGCCGGAGTCGAGGAGCTGCTGCGCAGCCTGGCCTTCCGTCCGGAGGACACACCGATCGTCATCCTGGGCGGGCGCCATGTGCTGCGCAACCCCAGTAACGCCGAACTC encodes:
- a CDS encoding DnaJ C-terminal domain-containing protein gives rise to the protein MADRDFYQVLGVPRTATREEIQRAYRRLARENHPDVNKDPGAEDRFKDVSEAYDVLSDPDLRKRYDVFGADFRRVPDDVDPDTWARAQAQAQARARAGGRARAGAGARGAGGFGGAGGFGGAGGFEGFEGFGGAEGEEVDLEDLLSGMFGGRAGRAGTGRAGRAGWGGRGWGPIPGADQEAELPLSVEEAYRGGPRSVTLSGPGGARQYEVNVPPGVTEGQRIRLAGQGGRGSDGAPPGDLYLVVRLVPHRRYRVRGRDIYLDLPLAPWEAALGATVAVDTPGGEAKVKVPPGTSSGRSLRLRGRGMPNPRGRPGDVYAQVRIMVPPHPSEEERTLWSQLAQASGFDPRAGGG
- a CDS encoding chaperone modulator CbpM; this encodes MSFALVRVRVRREGRPGGQGHLGLEEFAAVVGLHPDHVRRLVVLGLLDADADPSGRLHFAPAQVGRAARIERLRAGFCLNYAGIGVVLDLLDRIAELEAAERAAGVRLPRRSPQPSTFVDPVGTAGPVGTVGTVGPVGTVGAGRRTVTKSGGRGQSSVARRYGGSLWTRTG
- the dnaK gene encoding molecular chaperone DnaK, whose amino-acid sequence is MAKAVGIDLGTTNSVIAAVVDGVATVVPNGEGQRTTPSVVAFTEGGERLVGQLARRQAILNPKGTITSAKRFIGRRFEEVGSESRAVSFDVVAGPDGAVRFDVHGKLYSPEEISALVLRKLAEDAAKFLGEKVNEAVITVPAYFNDAQRQATKDAGRIAGLEVLRIINEPTAAALAYGLDKKGHETVLVFDLGGGTFDVSLLDVGDGVVEVRATAGDTHLGGDDFDRRVVDYLAEEFQRSDGIDLRRDPQALQRLFEAAEKAKVELSSVTQTTINLPFITADASGPRHLNMTLMRSTFEEITRDLVERCRGPVEQAMADAKVTADDIDEVILVGGATRMPAVQNLVRRMTGGKDPNMTVNPDEVVALGAAIQAAVLKGEMKDVVLLDVTPLSLGIETLGGVMTKVMDRNTTIPARRTETFSTAEDNQSAVDVVVLQGERERASDNRVLGRFRLENIRPAPRGEPQVEVTYDVDANGILNVSARDKDTGAEQRITISESSNLDKSEVDRMVSDAERYRADDARIREVVDARNGLDAAAYQVERRLGELGDAAPEHERARAQLLLGDARQAVKDDSAPLERLRSLTGELQQIYHSLSAAGAGGQAGGPGGGPGGEPGGPGGGPGGGPGGGPGGGPGGGPGGGPGGQGVPGQRAAAEDEDVIDAEFTTD
- a CDS encoding HAD family hydrolase produces the protein MTHADTFEGGIFDVDGVLVDSPHEKAWRESLRELMQPEWRDIRDRTGWTPEALTSRVYQEELSGKPRLSGAQAALAYFDIPDDEEGTRAAEYADRKQAMVVRLIEAGDFTPFPDALRFIIAVKDAGIRTATASSSTNTKLILRRIRLDTFASEHHISSPSVRPGLTLLDFIDADVSGRDLAYGKPHPQIFLTAAHELQVKPENSFVVEDAAAGIEAAKASGMSAIGVARADDADLLARANADIVVTTLDDVDVAALADGRLATRHG
- a CDS encoding nucleotide exchange factor GrpE, yielding MTEQNLPRGRPHDPEAGATGETGVPADFELRDELAQAQERVAQFEDRWRRAVADADNQRKRQVRELDRQRAEVAASLAARWLPVVDNLDRAVAHAQAAQSSHAQAAQGSHAQGSHGAQVGEQDSLLEGVRAVLEQAVGVLAGLGFPRQDEEVGAVFDPARHEAVASVPSAEVPAGTVLDVVRPGYGEGERQLRPAGVVVATKAA
- a CDS encoding Hsp20/alpha crystallin family protein, which codes for MTTMPMRRTRSVRLHGMEPSMMLRREPFADVQELVNRIGGLVQQSVETEAERPWIPTAEVEETDDAYVVKLELPGIAPDDVEVGIRDRDLCVNGEVREEEEQGSNALRVRIGRFHYHTTLPSDVEADNVKASMNEGVLTLHIPKPQQGQGRRIQIMNGHDEGGRQEMKRSGGHRS
- a CDS encoding NAD-dependent succinate-semialdehyde dehydrogenase yields the protein MTATPSVARTSIKSVSPYQNEVLREFPAMSDEEADGAVDQAQRTFQEWRWLPAGERAQLVARAADLMQQRRDELARTVTLEMGKLIEESYGEVDLVVDILRYYGEQGPELLADEPIAVDEGAAVVTNRPLGVLLGVMPWNYPLYQVARFAAPNLVAGNTILLKHASNCPQSALALEQLFRDAGAPPGVYTNLFVRGSRIGRIIDNPLVQGVSLTGSDRAGASAAERAGRKIDKTVLELGGSDPFIVLDGKDFDRTIDAAVVGRLGNMGQSCVSAKRMIVMSDVYNEFVGRLRQRFEALTPGDPMDPATSLGPLSSEEAAENLVSQIRDTVAQGATLVTGGRRIDRPGAFVEPTILTDVRRGMRAYHEELFGPAAVVYQVANDEEAVSLANDNPYGLGGVVMCRDLDRARRVAERLDTGMVWVNHPTSSRPELPFGGIKCSGYGRELSDLGIKEFVNRKLIRTFPTTSAIGFAQG